A genomic region of Papaver somniferum cultivar HN1 chromosome 7, ASM357369v1, whole genome shotgun sequence contains the following coding sequences:
- the LOC113297235 gene encoding protein transport protein SEC16A homolog isoform X1: MAFPPSQLEEADDDFFDKLVDDDEFGVTSTTVTSVVGSSGMDGGSDSDEVRAFANLSMDEVPTVSADTTSGAGFGVSVEEEKKSEDGVVALSSDDKTEKGSVDQEESVSHVGSTSAVLDNHFETRDVSKTAEVSLDTSTSNNSGSKSTCVKEFQWSSFYADGDEKGGSGFGSYSDLLCDDPFENIGKNTGVDSNNSVDPYADIGNNALVDSNHRSGTVENEVYGSTSSLSLKQNNDARTYTSGSEQTNNEQDAYIAQPVQYPGWEYGVTTGTSIPDSTISNQANYEDTAQATSADVVSTQCSEASFLQQTTQSVGGTLDEGCTTGSVANWNQASQGTMVYPAHMIFDPQYPDWFYDSIAKQWYPLASYTQASQWGSYAQADQSESYMQADQSGSYTHDGQSGSYTHDGQSGSYTHDGSYSQASQAGSYTQAGHLESYTQAGQLESYTQAGQLESYTQAGQSGSYDQAGQSESYGLAAQSESYSQAGQPTPSTEDQMSQNGNAFVSSFTPVRDQGTFNDYGKVEAYESQGNRSEAHGGDQPGNYVQQNTNMWQPKTMVKSNSLASYTENQHSETLYNSRVYSSDSLDQQISFKSVLTASYEQQQTSRSYGGNERVGSFPSFVPTDNFSHQMNQPMVEQNNQMTASHGFYGNQNIGRYSQQTFPSSTQTSHTPQDGRSPHGRPPHALVTFGFGGKLVVVKDSSALGSSTAYASKDCIGGSISVLDLMDTVTNKNGASNIDFGGSGYFRILCHQSFPGPLVGGNSGNKELNTWIDERITECASLNVDYRNGELLRLLLSLLKIACQHYGKLRSPFGSDPSLKENDRPESAVAKLFASAKSSSSQLSGYASQRHCLTNVPSEGQLRATAAEVQNLLVSGRTKEALQCAQEGQLWGPALILAAQLGDQHYIESVRQMAHCQLVAGSPLRTLCLLIAGQPADVFSADSTGKSGGSPDALHMSQQHAQGGANGMLDEWEENLAIIAANRTKGDELVVLHLGDCLWKERGEITAAHICYLVAEANFESFSDSARLCLIGADHWRCPRTYASPEAIQRTEFYEYTTVLGNSQSVLLPFQPYKLVYAHMLAEVGKVSESLKYCQAITKSLKNGRAPEVETWKQLVSSLEERVRTHQQGGFGINLAPGKLVSKFLPFIDRSIHRMIGPPPPSASSTKSNDQDNRPPIPRVPASQSTMAMSSLMPSASVETISEWAGDSNRRSMPNRSVSEPDFGRQANSSKGGASADGQSKASGAGGSSRFGLLGSTIFQKTIGWVGRSRSDKQAKLGESNKFYYDEKLKRWVEEGANVTAEESAPPPPPTNAVFQNGTTDYNMQHAFRNDSPANNGVAESRSPTHSERSSGIPPIPSSSNQFSSRGRMGVRSRYVDTFNKGGGVSANLFQSPPAPVANPIGTSNAKFFVPAPAPTPSSSGEQPIAATGEIMQESPGPSEDISSVMTNDSFYSSQQPTPPPSSSSSPSMQRFASMSNIPTASRIAGNGNSTAQSRSRRTASWSGSINDANSSSPYTNGSRPLGEVLGYSPTSSNPNDPSSIHLTRNGSSFGSDLQEVEL; the protein is encoded by the exons ATGGCATTTCCTCCATCTCAACTGGAGGAAGCAGATGATGATTTTTTTGATAAGCTTGTCGATGATGATGAATTTGGGGTTACGTCAACTACTGTGACATCTGTTGTTGGTTCTAGCGGTATGGATGGTGGTTCAGATTCTGATGAGGTGAGAGCATTTGCAAATTTAAGTATGGATGAGGTTCCTACTGTGTCAGCAGATACAACTAGTGGTGCTGGATTTGGGGTTTCCGTAGAAGAGGAAAAGAAATCAGAGGACGGGGTTGTTGCATTGTCTTCTGATGATAAGACTGAAAAGGGAAGCGTGGATCAAGAGGAGAGTGTCTCACATGTTGGTTCCACTTCAGCTGTTCTTGATAACCATTTTGAGACTAGAGATGTATCGAAGACGGCTGAAGTTTCATTAGACACGTCAACGAGCAATAATAGCGGATCTAAGAGTACATGCGTTAAAGAATTTCAGTGGAGTTCCTTTTATGCTGATGGTGATGAGAAGGGTGGCAGTGGTTTTGGGTCATACTCGGATTTATTATGCGACGATCCTTTTGAAAATATCGGGAAGAATACTGGAGTTGATTCCAACAACTCAGTTGATCCTTATGCAGATATCGGGAATAATGCACTAGTTGATTCCAACCATAGATCTGGCACGGTAGAAAATGAAGTTTATGGTTCTACATCATCACTAAGTTTAAAGCAGAACAATGATGCTAGAACATATACATCAGGAAGTGAACAGACAAATAATGAGCAAGATGCCTACATTGCCCAACCTGTTCAGTATCCTGGTTGGGAATATGGCGTAACCACTGGTACATCAATTCCTGACTCAACAATAAGTAACCAAGCAAATTACGAAGATACAGCTCAGGCAACAAGTGCTGATGTTGTTTCAACCCAGTGCTCAGAAGCTTCATTTTTACAGCAAACGACTCAATCTGTTGGGGGTACCCTAGACGAGGGTTGTACAACTGGCAGTGTTGCGAACTGGAATCAGGCTTCCCAGGGAACCATGGTGTATCCAGCACATATGATTTTTGATCCACAATACCCTGATTGGTTCTATGATAGTATTGCCAAACAATGGTACCCGTTAGCATCTTATACTCAGGCTAGTCAGTGGGGATCTTATGCTCAGGCTGATCAGTCGGAATCCTATATGCAGGCTGATCAGTCAGGATCTTATACCCATGACGGTCAATCAGGATCTTATACCCATGACGGTCAGTCAGGATCTTATACCCATGACGGTTCTTATTCCCAGGCTAGTCAGGCTGGATCTTATACCCAGGCTGGTCATTTAGAATCTTATACCCAGGCTGGTCAGTTGGAATCTTATACCCAGGCTGGTCAGTTGGAAAGTTATACCCAAGCTGGTCAGTCGGGATCTTATGATCAGGCTGGTCAGTCAGAATCTTATGGTCTGGCTGCTCAGTCAGAATCTTATAGTCAGGCTGGTCAGCCGACACCTTCAACTGAAGACCAGATGTCTCAGAACGGTAATGCTTTTGTTAGCAGTTTCACCCCTGTGAGAGACCAAGGGACATTTAATGACTATGGAAAAGTTGAAGCCTATGAATCGCAAGGTAATCGAAGTGAAGCCCATGGTGGTGACCAGCCTGGTAATTACGTTCAGCAGAATACCAATATGTGGCAACCTAAGACAATGGTTAAGAGTAATTCTCTCGCCAGTTACACAGAAAACCAGCATTCAGAGACTCTATACAATTCAAGGGTTTATTCAAGCGATTCCCTGGATCAACAAATTAGTTTCAAATCTGTCCTAACTGCTTCATATGAGCAGCAACAGACTAGTCGTAGTTATGGTGGGAATGAAAGGGTGGGTTCATTCCCGAGCTTTGTTCCCACTGACAATTTTTCACATCAGATGAACCAGCCAATGGTGGAGCAGAATAACCAGATGACTGCTTCACATGGTTTTTATGGCAATCAAAATATAGGAAGGTATTCCCAACAAACCTTTCCTAgtagcactcaaacatcacatacTCCACAAGATGGGAGGTCTCCCCATGGTCGTCCTCCTCATGCCCTGGTTACTTTTGGTTTTGGTGGAAAACTCGTAGTTGTGAAAGATAGCAGTGCTCTTGGTTCAAGCACGGCGTATGCAAGCAAG GACTGCATAGGAGGTTCCATTTCAGTTCTTGACTTGATGGATACTGTCACCAACAAAAATGGCGCGTCAAACATTGATTTTGGTGGTTCAGGTTATTTCCGTATTCTGTGCCACCAATCCTTTCCTGGGCCGCTGGTTGGTGGAAATAGtggaaataaagaattaaatactTGGATTGATGAGAGGATTACGGAGTGTGCATCATTGAATGTGGACTATAGGAATGGAGAACTTTTGAGGTTGCTTCTTTCTTTGTTAAAAATAGCTTGCCAACATTATGGTAAACTTCGGTCTCCTTTTGGTTCGGATCCATCTTTGAAG gaAAATGATCGTCCCGAGTCAGCTGTTGCAAAACTTTTTGCTTCGGCTAAAAGTAGTAGTTCTCAGCTAAGTGGGTACGCCTCCCAAAGGCACTGCTTAACAAATGTGCCTTCCGAAGGTCAACTGCGG GCAACCGCTGCTGAGGTACAAAACCTTCTTGTTTCTGGTAGAACAAAAGAGGCCCTACAATGTGCACAGGAAGGTCAGTTGTGGGGACCTGCTCTTATTCTTGCAGCACAACTTGGTGATCAG CATTATATTGAATCCGTGAGACAGATGGCTCATTGCCAGTTAGTAGCTGGTTCACCTTTGCGTACATTGTGCTTGCTAATTGCGGGGCAACCAGCAGATGTGTTTTCTGCTGATAGCACGGGTAAAAGCGGTGGTTCACCCGATGCTTTACATATGTCTCAACAGCATGCACAG GGCGGTGCCAACGGAATGCTAgatgaatgggaagagaatttgGCCATCATAGCTGCAAACAGAACAAAAGGTGATGAACTTGTAGTACTTCATCTTGGGGATTGTCTCTGGAAGGAGAGAGGCGAG ATTACTGCTGCACACATCTGCTACTTAGTTGCGGAAGCAAACTTCGAGTCGTTTTCTGACAGTGCAAGATTGTGTCTTATTGGTGCTGACCACTGGAGATGCCCTCGAACATATGCGAGCCCTGAGGCTATACAG AGGACAGAATTTTATGAATATACGACGGTGCTCGGGAATTCTCAATCCGTCTTGCTACCATTTCAGCCGTATAAACTTGTATATGCCCATATGCTGGCTGAAGTGGGAAAAGTTTCAGAATCTTTGAA GTATTGTCAAGCAATAACAAAATCTCTGAAAAATGGCCGAGCACCAGAAGTGGAGACATGGAAACAATTGGTCTCATCACTGGAGGAGCGAGTTAGGACTCATCAGCAG GGAGGATTCGGTATCAACTTGGCTCCAGGAAAACTTGTTAGTAAATTCCTCCCATTTATTGATAGATCTATTCACCGAATGATtggaccaccaccaccatcggcCTCGTCGACTAAAAGTAATGACCAGGATAACCGTCCACCAATACCCCGTGTACCAGCTAGTCAATCGACAATGGCCATGTCATCTTTAATGCCTTCGGCCTCAGTGGAAACTATTAGTGAATGGGCAGGTGATAGTAATAGGAGGAGTATGCCCAATAGGAGCGTTTCAGAGCCGGATTTTGGTAGACAG GCTAATTCATCGAAGGGTGGAGCTTCTGCTGATGGACAAAGCAAAGCATCAGGTGCAGGTGGGTCATCTCGCTTTGGTCTTTTGGGGTCAACAATTTTCCAAAAGACCATAGGGTGGGTCGGAAGATCTAGGTCAGATAAACAG GCGAAGTTGGGTGAATCGAATAAATTTTACTATGACGAGAAACTCAAGAGATGGGTAGAGGAAGGTGCTAACGTTACTGCTGAGGAATCAGCGCCACCTCCACCTCCAACAAATGCAGTTTTTCAGAATGGAACAACAGATTACAACATGCAGCATGCATTTAGAAATGACAGTCCTGCTaataatggagttgctgaaagcaGAAGCCCAACTCATTCAGAACGAAGTTCAGGGATACCTCCAATTCCATCGAGCTCTAACCAATTCTCTTCCCGTGGCCGAATGGGTGTTAGATCAAG GTACGTTGACACCTTCAATAAAGGTGGCGGGGTCTCAGCAAACTTATTCCAGTCCCCTCCTGCTCCAGTTGCAAATCCAATTGGCACTAGCAATGCGAAGTTTTTTGTTCCGGCTCCTGCACCTACACCCTCATCATCTGGGGAACAACCAATAGCGGCAACAGGTGAAATTATGCAAGAAAGTCCTGGCCCTAGTGAAGATATCTCATCCGTGATGACTAATGATTCATTTTATTCATCTcaacaaccaacaccaccaccatcatcatcatcatcgccaTCCATGCAGCGTTTTGCAAGCATGAGCAACATCCCCACTGCGAGCAGAATAGCTGGTAATGGTAATTCCACTGCTCAATCTCGTTCGCGGAGAACAGCGTCATGGAGTGGAAGCATTAATGATGCAAATAGCTCTTCTCCGTATACAAATGGATCGAGACCTTTAGGAGAGGTTTTAGGGTATTCGCCAACATCTTCGAATCCCAATGATCCTTCATCCATTCATCTGACGAGGAATGGTTCAAGTTTTGGGTCAGACCTCCAAGAGGTAGAGCTCTGA
- the LOC113297235 gene encoding protein transport protein SEC16A homolog isoform X2 translates to MAFPPSQLEEADDDFFDKLVDDDEFGVTSTTVTSVVGSSGMDGGSDSDEVRAFANLSMDEVPTVSADTTSGAGFGVSVEEEKKSEDGVVALSSDDKTEKGSVDQEESVSHVGSTSAVLDNHFETRDVSKTAEVSLDTSTSNNSGSKSTCVKEFQWSSFYADGDEKGGSGFGSYSDLLCDDPFENIGKNTGVDSNNSVDPYADIGNNALVDSNHRSGTVENEVYGSTSSLSLKQNNDARTYTSGSEQTNNEQDAYIAQPVQYPGWEYGVTTGTSIPDSTISNQANYEDTAQATSADVVSTQCSEASFLQQTTQSVGGTLDEGCTTGSVANWNQASQGTMVYPAHMIFDPQYPDWFYDSIAKQWYPLASYTQASQWGSYAQADQSESYMQADQSGSYTHDGQSGSYTHDGQSGSYTHDGSYSQASQAGSYTQAGHLESYTQAGQLESYTQAGQLESYTQAGQSGSYDQAGQSESYGLAAQSESYSQAGQPTPSTEDQMSQNGNAFVSSFTPVRDQGTFNDYGKVEAYESQGNRSEAHGGDQPGNYVQQNTNMWQPKTMVKSNSLASYTENQHSETLYNSRVYSSDSLDQQISFKSVLTASYEQQQTSRSYGGNERVGSFPSFVPTDNFSHQMNQPMVEQNNQMTASHGFYGNQNIGRYSQQTFPSSTQTSHTPQDGRSPHGRPPHALVTFGFGGKLVVVKDSSALGSSTAYASKDCIGGSISVLDLMDTVTNKNGASNIDFGGSGYFRILCHQSFPGPLVGGNSGNKELNTWIDERITECASLNVDYRNGELLRLLLSLLKIACQHYGKLRSPFGSDPSLKENDRPESAVAKLFASAKSSSSQLSGYASQRHCLTNVPSEGQLRATAAEVQNLLVSGRTKEALQCAQEGQLWGPALILAAQLGDQHYIESVRQMAHCQLVAGSPLRTLCLLIAGQPADVFSADSTGKSGGSPDALHMSQQHAQGGANGMLDEWEENLAIIAANRTKGDELVVLHLGDCLWKERGEITAAHICYLVAEANFESFSDSARLCLIGADHWRCPRTYASPEAIQRTEFYEYTTVLGNSQSVLLPFQPYKLVYAHMLAEVGKVSESLKYCQAITKSLKNGRAPEVETWKQLVSSLEERVRTHQQGGFGINLAPGKLVSKFLPFIDRSIHRMIGPPPPSASSTKSNDQDNRPPIPRVPASQSTMAMSSLMPSASVETISEWAGDSNRRSMPNRSVSEPDFGRQGGASADGQSKASGAGGSSRFGLLGSTIFQKTIGWVGRSRSDKQAKLGESNKFYYDEKLKRWVEEGANVTAEESAPPPPPTNAVFQNGTTDYNMQHAFRNDSPANNGVAESRSPTHSERSSGIPPIPSSSNQFSSRGRMGVRSRYVDTFNKGGGVSANLFQSPPAPVANPIGTSNAKFFVPAPAPTPSSSGEQPIAATGEIMQESPGPSEDISSVMTNDSFYSSQQPTPPPSSSSSPSMQRFASMSNIPTASRIAGNGNSTAQSRSRRTASWSGSINDANSSSPYTNGSRPLGEVLGYSPTSSNPNDPSSIHLTRNGSSFGSDLQEVEL, encoded by the exons ATGGCATTTCCTCCATCTCAACTGGAGGAAGCAGATGATGATTTTTTTGATAAGCTTGTCGATGATGATGAATTTGGGGTTACGTCAACTACTGTGACATCTGTTGTTGGTTCTAGCGGTATGGATGGTGGTTCAGATTCTGATGAGGTGAGAGCATTTGCAAATTTAAGTATGGATGAGGTTCCTACTGTGTCAGCAGATACAACTAGTGGTGCTGGATTTGGGGTTTCCGTAGAAGAGGAAAAGAAATCAGAGGACGGGGTTGTTGCATTGTCTTCTGATGATAAGACTGAAAAGGGAAGCGTGGATCAAGAGGAGAGTGTCTCACATGTTGGTTCCACTTCAGCTGTTCTTGATAACCATTTTGAGACTAGAGATGTATCGAAGACGGCTGAAGTTTCATTAGACACGTCAACGAGCAATAATAGCGGATCTAAGAGTACATGCGTTAAAGAATTTCAGTGGAGTTCCTTTTATGCTGATGGTGATGAGAAGGGTGGCAGTGGTTTTGGGTCATACTCGGATTTATTATGCGACGATCCTTTTGAAAATATCGGGAAGAATACTGGAGTTGATTCCAACAACTCAGTTGATCCTTATGCAGATATCGGGAATAATGCACTAGTTGATTCCAACCATAGATCTGGCACGGTAGAAAATGAAGTTTATGGTTCTACATCATCACTAAGTTTAAAGCAGAACAATGATGCTAGAACATATACATCAGGAAGTGAACAGACAAATAATGAGCAAGATGCCTACATTGCCCAACCTGTTCAGTATCCTGGTTGGGAATATGGCGTAACCACTGGTACATCAATTCCTGACTCAACAATAAGTAACCAAGCAAATTACGAAGATACAGCTCAGGCAACAAGTGCTGATGTTGTTTCAACCCAGTGCTCAGAAGCTTCATTTTTACAGCAAACGACTCAATCTGTTGGGGGTACCCTAGACGAGGGTTGTACAACTGGCAGTGTTGCGAACTGGAATCAGGCTTCCCAGGGAACCATGGTGTATCCAGCACATATGATTTTTGATCCACAATACCCTGATTGGTTCTATGATAGTATTGCCAAACAATGGTACCCGTTAGCATCTTATACTCAGGCTAGTCAGTGGGGATCTTATGCTCAGGCTGATCAGTCGGAATCCTATATGCAGGCTGATCAGTCAGGATCTTATACCCATGACGGTCAATCAGGATCTTATACCCATGACGGTCAGTCAGGATCTTATACCCATGACGGTTCTTATTCCCAGGCTAGTCAGGCTGGATCTTATACCCAGGCTGGTCATTTAGAATCTTATACCCAGGCTGGTCAGTTGGAATCTTATACCCAGGCTGGTCAGTTGGAAAGTTATACCCAAGCTGGTCAGTCGGGATCTTATGATCAGGCTGGTCAGTCAGAATCTTATGGTCTGGCTGCTCAGTCAGAATCTTATAGTCAGGCTGGTCAGCCGACACCTTCAACTGAAGACCAGATGTCTCAGAACGGTAATGCTTTTGTTAGCAGTTTCACCCCTGTGAGAGACCAAGGGACATTTAATGACTATGGAAAAGTTGAAGCCTATGAATCGCAAGGTAATCGAAGTGAAGCCCATGGTGGTGACCAGCCTGGTAATTACGTTCAGCAGAATACCAATATGTGGCAACCTAAGACAATGGTTAAGAGTAATTCTCTCGCCAGTTACACAGAAAACCAGCATTCAGAGACTCTATACAATTCAAGGGTTTATTCAAGCGATTCCCTGGATCAACAAATTAGTTTCAAATCTGTCCTAACTGCTTCATATGAGCAGCAACAGACTAGTCGTAGTTATGGTGGGAATGAAAGGGTGGGTTCATTCCCGAGCTTTGTTCCCACTGACAATTTTTCACATCAGATGAACCAGCCAATGGTGGAGCAGAATAACCAGATGACTGCTTCACATGGTTTTTATGGCAATCAAAATATAGGAAGGTATTCCCAACAAACCTTTCCTAgtagcactcaaacatcacatacTCCACAAGATGGGAGGTCTCCCCATGGTCGTCCTCCTCATGCCCTGGTTACTTTTGGTTTTGGTGGAAAACTCGTAGTTGTGAAAGATAGCAGTGCTCTTGGTTCAAGCACGGCGTATGCAAGCAAG GACTGCATAGGAGGTTCCATTTCAGTTCTTGACTTGATGGATACTGTCACCAACAAAAATGGCGCGTCAAACATTGATTTTGGTGGTTCAGGTTATTTCCGTATTCTGTGCCACCAATCCTTTCCTGGGCCGCTGGTTGGTGGAAATAGtggaaataaagaattaaatactTGGATTGATGAGAGGATTACGGAGTGTGCATCATTGAATGTGGACTATAGGAATGGAGAACTTTTGAGGTTGCTTCTTTCTTTGTTAAAAATAGCTTGCCAACATTATGGTAAACTTCGGTCTCCTTTTGGTTCGGATCCATCTTTGAAG gaAAATGATCGTCCCGAGTCAGCTGTTGCAAAACTTTTTGCTTCGGCTAAAAGTAGTAGTTCTCAGCTAAGTGGGTACGCCTCCCAAAGGCACTGCTTAACAAATGTGCCTTCCGAAGGTCAACTGCGG GCAACCGCTGCTGAGGTACAAAACCTTCTTGTTTCTGGTAGAACAAAAGAGGCCCTACAATGTGCACAGGAAGGTCAGTTGTGGGGACCTGCTCTTATTCTTGCAGCACAACTTGGTGATCAG CATTATATTGAATCCGTGAGACAGATGGCTCATTGCCAGTTAGTAGCTGGTTCACCTTTGCGTACATTGTGCTTGCTAATTGCGGGGCAACCAGCAGATGTGTTTTCTGCTGATAGCACGGGTAAAAGCGGTGGTTCACCCGATGCTTTACATATGTCTCAACAGCATGCACAG GGCGGTGCCAACGGAATGCTAgatgaatgggaagagaatttgGCCATCATAGCTGCAAACAGAACAAAAGGTGATGAACTTGTAGTACTTCATCTTGGGGATTGTCTCTGGAAGGAGAGAGGCGAG ATTACTGCTGCACACATCTGCTACTTAGTTGCGGAAGCAAACTTCGAGTCGTTTTCTGACAGTGCAAGATTGTGTCTTATTGGTGCTGACCACTGGAGATGCCCTCGAACATATGCGAGCCCTGAGGCTATACAG AGGACAGAATTTTATGAATATACGACGGTGCTCGGGAATTCTCAATCCGTCTTGCTACCATTTCAGCCGTATAAACTTGTATATGCCCATATGCTGGCTGAAGTGGGAAAAGTTTCAGAATCTTTGAA GTATTGTCAAGCAATAACAAAATCTCTGAAAAATGGCCGAGCACCAGAAGTGGAGACATGGAAACAATTGGTCTCATCACTGGAGGAGCGAGTTAGGACTCATCAGCAG GGAGGATTCGGTATCAACTTGGCTCCAGGAAAACTTGTTAGTAAATTCCTCCCATTTATTGATAGATCTATTCACCGAATGATtggaccaccaccaccatcggcCTCGTCGACTAAAAGTAATGACCAGGATAACCGTCCACCAATACCCCGTGTACCAGCTAGTCAATCGACAATGGCCATGTCATCTTTAATGCCTTCGGCCTCAGTGGAAACTATTAGTGAATGGGCAGGTGATAGTAATAGGAGGAGTATGCCCAATAGGAGCGTTTCAGAGCCGGATTTTGGTAGACAG GGTGGAGCTTCTGCTGATGGACAAAGCAAAGCATCAGGTGCAGGTGGGTCATCTCGCTTTGGTCTTTTGGGGTCAACAATTTTCCAAAAGACCATAGGGTGGGTCGGAAGATCTAGGTCAGATAAACAG GCGAAGTTGGGTGAATCGAATAAATTTTACTATGACGAGAAACTCAAGAGATGGGTAGAGGAAGGTGCTAACGTTACTGCTGAGGAATCAGCGCCACCTCCACCTCCAACAAATGCAGTTTTTCAGAATGGAACAACAGATTACAACATGCAGCATGCATTTAGAAATGACAGTCCTGCTaataatggagttgctgaaagcaGAAGCCCAACTCATTCAGAACGAAGTTCAGGGATACCTCCAATTCCATCGAGCTCTAACCAATTCTCTTCCCGTGGCCGAATGGGTGTTAGATCAAG GTACGTTGACACCTTCAATAAAGGTGGCGGGGTCTCAGCAAACTTATTCCAGTCCCCTCCTGCTCCAGTTGCAAATCCAATTGGCACTAGCAATGCGAAGTTTTTTGTTCCGGCTCCTGCACCTACACCCTCATCATCTGGGGAACAACCAATAGCGGCAACAGGTGAAATTATGCAAGAAAGTCCTGGCCCTAGTGAAGATATCTCATCCGTGATGACTAATGATTCATTTTATTCATCTcaacaaccaacaccaccaccatcatcatcatcatcgccaTCCATGCAGCGTTTTGCAAGCATGAGCAACATCCCCACTGCGAGCAGAATAGCTGGTAATGGTAATTCCACTGCTCAATCTCGTTCGCGGAGAACAGCGTCATGGAGTGGAAGCATTAATGATGCAAATAGCTCTTCTCCGTATACAAATGGATCGAGACCTTTAGGAGAGGTTTTAGGGTATTCGCCAACATCTTCGAATCCCAATGATCCTTCATCCATTCATCTGACGAGGAATGGTTCAAGTTTTGGGTCAGACCTCCAAGAGGTAGAGCTCTGA